A genome region from Erigeron canadensis isolate Cc75 chromosome 3, C_canadensis_v1, whole genome shotgun sequence includes the following:
- the LOC122590636 gene encoding transcription factor bHLH113-like: protein MPQNEAAAAIDPIVGGTFSRLLFSDLDDVTPSAGHHFTFSSDKQDVKPPKMLCFATDNYNYSQNSVTDDSSSPSSTTNSTITSLSSNSNMKRNMGCDIYQTITLPTNVTPIDGGATAAPVKTIRRNNKKAKVENMLPASHAKVKKEKLGERIAALQQIVSPYGKTDTASVLHEAFGYIKFLHEQVHVLCSPYLKRLPTTHIEGQEDGGGQRKRGLKNRGLCLVPVEGTLHVAESNGADMWSNAMGNRHGASLH from the exons ATGCCCCAAAACGAGGCTGCCGCTGCCATTGACCCCATCGTCGGTGGCACCTTTTCCCGGTTACTTTTCTCTGACCTCGATGACGTCACTCCCTCGGCTGGCCATCACTTCACATTTTCTTCTGATAAACAAGATGTAAAACCACCTAAAATGTTGTGCTTTGCCACAGATAATTATAACTACTCTCAGAATTCCGTCACTGATGACTCATCATCGCCGTCATCAACCACCAACAGCACCATCACCTCTTTATCTTCTAATtccaat atgAAAAGAAATATGGGGTGTGACATTTACCAAACGATTACTTTGCCCACTAATGTAACACCCATTGACGGTGGCGCTACGGCAGCTCCGGTGAAGACCATCCGTCGCAACAATAAAAAGGCAAAAGTTGAAAACATGCTTCCGGCAAGCCATGCAAAG GTGAAGAAGGAGAAGCTTGGGGAAAGAATAGCAGCCCTGCAACAGATAGTGTCACCTTATGGCAAG ACAGACACCGCATCAGTGTTACACGAGGCATTCGGTTATATAAAGTTTCTTCACGAACAAGTGCATGTCTTGTGTTCTCCGTACTTAAAGCGTCTCCCAACAACCCATATT GAAGGGCAAGAAGATGGAGGTGGACAGAGGAAAAGGGGTCTCAAGAACCGGGGTTTATGCCTGGTCCCTGTTGAGGGCACCCTCCATGTGGCAGAAAGCAATGGTGCTGATATGTGGTCAAATGCAATGGGCAATCGCCATGGTGCTTCGCTGCACTAA